Proteins from one Chroococcidiopsis sp. CCMEE 29 genomic window:
- a CDS encoding phosphomannose isomerase type II C-terminal cupin domain — MVQAQETSQAPSLPLPPSVTPRTIAATELRPWGSFTILEEGRGYKIKRIEVKPGHRLSLQMHHHRSEHWIVVSGTAKVTCGDQEILLSNNQSTYVPQCTNHRLENPGVIPLVLIEVQNGEYLGEDDIIRFQDDYARTK; from the coding sequence ATGGTTCAAGCTCAAGAAACTTCCCAAGCGCCTAGTCTACCGCTACCACCATCTGTCACCCCTAGAACTATCGCTGCCACCGAATTACGTCCTTGGGGTTCCTTCACTATTTTAGAAGAAGGGCGAGGATATAAGATTAAGCGAATTGAAGTCAAGCCCGGACACCGCCTTAGTCTGCAAATGCATCATCATCGCAGCGAACACTGGATTGTTGTTTCTGGTACAGCAAAAGTTACTTGCGGCGATCAAGAAATATTGCTCAGCAACAATCAATCTACTTATGTGCCCCAGTGTACAAATCATCGTCTAGAAAATCCCGGCGTAATTCCCCTGGTATTAATTGAAGTTCAAAATGGCGAATACTTAGGAGAAGACGATATTATTCGGTTTCAAGACGACTACGCTCGGACTAAATGA
- a CDS encoding ribonuclease HII, with the protein MAPQYSVLVAGVDEVGRGALFGPVVAAAVILPPSALPELVVEQIRDSKQLTSYRRVQLAEKICTVALDWKIGFASTAEIDRINILQASLLAMKRAIVKLKVQPGLCLIDGNQPIKDLSTPQQTLVKGDERSLAIASASIVAKVWRDQLIVRLASKYPMYDLVANKGYGTKRHLHALQQCGPSPLHRMSFRPCQTRS; encoded by the coding sequence CTGGCTCCTCAGTACTCAGTCCTAGTTGCCGGTGTTGATGAAGTAGGGCGAGGGGCTTTGTTTGGTCCTGTGGTAGCAGCGGCAGTAATTTTACCGCCGTCTGCTCTACCTGAACTTGTAGTAGAGCAAATTAGAGACAGTAAACAGCTGACTAGTTATCGACGAGTACAACTGGCTGAGAAAATTTGTACGGTAGCGTTAGATTGGAAAATTGGTTTTGCTTCTACTGCCGAGATTGACCGGATTAATATCTTACAGGCATCGCTTTTAGCAATGAAGCGGGCTATTGTGAAGCTCAAAGTGCAGCCTGGACTCTGTTTAATTGATGGCAATCAGCCGATAAAAGATTTATCAACGCCGCAACAAACACTGGTGAAGGGAGATGAGCGATCGCTAGCGATTGCATCTGCTAGCATTGTTGCCAAGGTTTGGCGCGATCAGCTAATTGTTCGCCTTGCTTCAAAGTACCCAATGTACGACCTGGTAGCAAATAAAGGTTATGGAACGAAACGCCATTTACACGCACTGCAACAATGCGGTCCTTCTCCCTTGCATCGCATGTCATTTCGTCCTTGCCAAACGAGGAGTTAG
- a CDS encoding phosphodiester glycosidase family protein — translation MRSRRTKAKLKFIPPLLTSSLWLAFASATIAQPLLTNPASTAPHHLIYSRRLLSTGTQVSLNGKTLPVAWSQWQTNTKEGIHTAISDAGAMQILGVELLDTKEAAKQPVQWFSQPITLASWQNGGYRYLDVTQLVSLGGWQIQADRGILRINTPTARMQAIRQGKQAWGDRLVVDLDRPTFWQVTQQPPPPKPKLQPPTSLIPIPKPPPTQEWLIAVNATADPALIQQFNPSSPNPSNTTDTAQTPLIKLETAPNLTTIRIRLPVGLSPRVTTLPNPNRLVIDLRPDAMVERDILWSQGVRWRQQFVNLGDSRFPVVWLEINPRAVGLTLKPIWSETSTLVGVAPIITTAQRYSAVAAINGGFFNRNNKLPLGAIRRDDRWLSSPILNRGAIAWNDAGQVKIGRLSLQETLITATGQRLPILTLNSGYVQPGIARYSSEWGVTYTPLSDNELIVVVQNNQVTGQLPGGAASKTAFPIPPNGYLLAVRGNNAAANFLPAGTLLRQESATQPADFTRYPQILGAGPLLVQNRQIVLDAKAEGFSDAFIREKAARSAICTTESGILLIAAVHNRVGADGPSLTEIAKVMQQLGCVDALNLDGGSSTSLYLGGQLLNRSPRTAARVHNGLGVFLQPRP, via the coding sequence GTGAGGAGTAGAAGGACTAAAGCAAAACTGAAATTTATCCCGCCACTGCTAACAAGTTCCCTGTGGTTGGCATTCGCCTCTGCTACCATTGCCCAACCGTTGCTGACAAATCCAGCTTCGACAGCCCCCCATCACCTGATTTACTCACGACGCTTGCTTTCCACAGGTACTCAAGTTTCCTTAAATGGTAAGACTTTGCCTGTTGCTTGGAGCCAGTGGCAAACGAATACAAAGGAAGGCATTCACACTGCTATCAGTGACGCAGGAGCTATGCAAATTTTGGGAGTGGAGCTGTTAGACACAAAGGAGGCAGCAAAACAACCTGTGCAATGGTTCTCCCAACCAATTACCCTGGCAAGCTGGCAAAACGGAGGATACCGCTATCTGGATGTAACGCAGTTGGTGAGTTTGGGGGGTTGGCAGATCCAAGCTGATCGCGGCATTTTACGCATCAACACACCCACAGCTAGAATGCAAGCAATTCGTCAGGGCAAACAAGCTTGGGGCGATCGCCTTGTCGTTGATTTAGATCGCCCAACTTTCTGGCAAGTCACACAACAGCCACCACCACCTAAGCCCAAACTGCAACCGCCGACCTCCCTAATCCCGATTCCTAAACCGCCGCCGACTCAAGAATGGCTGATCGCAGTCAATGCCACAGCCGATCCAGCGTTGATTCAACAATTTAATCCCAGCTCACCTAACCCATCAAATACCACGGATACCGCCCAAACACCCTTAATCAAGCTGGAAACTGCTCCAAACTTAACAACTATCCGCATCCGTCTTCCAGTTGGTCTATCTCCTCGTGTTACCACCTTGCCTAACCCGAATCGATTAGTGATCGATCTTCGACCAGACGCAATGGTAGAGCGAGATATTCTCTGGTCTCAAGGAGTGCGCTGGCGACAGCAGTTCGTTAATTTAGGCGACTCCCGCTTCCCCGTTGTCTGGTTGGAGATTAACCCTCGCGCTGTGGGACTAACGCTTAAACCGATTTGGAGTGAAACTTCCACCCTTGTAGGTGTTGCCCCAATCATCACCACTGCTCAGCGTTATTCAGCTGTTGCCGCGATTAATGGTGGTTTTTTTAATCGCAATAACAAGTTACCTTTAGGGGCAATTCGTCGCGACGATCGCTGGTTGTCGAGTCCAATCCTCAATCGAGGTGCGATCGCTTGGAATGATGCTGGGCAAGTAAAAATCGGTCGTCTCAGCCTTCAGGAAACCCTGATTACGGCAACTGGACAGCGTTTGCCCATTTTGACTCTCAACAGCGGCTATGTTCAGCCTGGTATTGCCCGCTACTCCTCTGAATGGGGAGTAACCTACACCCCCTTGAGTGACAACGAATTGATTGTGGTTGTTCAGAACAATCAAGTCACTGGTCAACTTCCAGGGGGTGCCGCCAGTAAAACCGCCTTTCCTATTCCGCCAAATGGGTACTTGTTAGCCGTTCGGGGTAACAACGCTGCCGCTAATTTTCTGCCGGCTGGTACTCTCCTCCGTCAAGAAAGTGCCACTCAGCCAGCGGACTTCACCCGTTACCCTCAAATTCTGGGAGCAGGTCCACTTCTCGTTCAAAATCGTCAGATTGTTCTCGATGCCAAAGCTGAAGGATTCAGTGACGCTTTTATTCGCGAAAAAGCTGCTCGCAGCGCGATTTGTACAACAGAATCAGGCATTCTGTTGATTGCCGCCGTTCACAACCGTGTTGGTGCAGACGGTCCCAGCTTGACGGAAATTGCCAAAGTTATGCAGCAACTCGGATGCGTTGATGCTCTTAATCTGGATGGTGGTAGCTCTACCAGTCTTTACCTGGGGGGACAACTGCTTAATCGCTCACCCCGTACTGCTGCTCGTGTTCACAATGGTTTGGGTGTTTTCCTTCAACCTCGTCCTTAA
- a CDS encoding DUF1997 domain-containing protein, which produces MPTRFTASQSVRITVPEQPIPIQHYLRQPQRLVNTLVDPSRVEQLSEEIFRLKLRPLSFMTLSIQPTADLRVWAEPNGTVHLQSVACEILGLEYINQRFTLNLQGHLSPCEVNGQTLLQGKADLEVEVELPLPFSLTPQPILEATGNSLLKSVLLTIKQRLLHQLLADYRCWVSDKTEETASTQMPVLPSQSSSLAPSP; this is translated from the coding sequence ATGCCTACACGGTTTACTGCATCCCAATCGGTTAGAATTACTGTACCAGAGCAACCTATTCCTATTCAGCACTACTTGCGTCAACCCCAACGATTGGTAAATACTTTGGTTGATCCGAGCCGGGTTGAACAGCTGAGCGAGGAAATTTTTCGGTTAAAATTGCGTCCACTTAGCTTTATGACCCTGAGTATTCAACCAACCGCAGACCTTAGAGTGTGGGCAGAACCTAACGGAACTGTTCATTTACAATCGGTGGCTTGTGAAATCTTGGGGTTAGAGTATATCAATCAACGCTTTACCTTAAATCTCCAAGGGCATTTGTCTCCTTGCGAGGTAAATGGTCAAACCCTCCTTCAGGGCAAAGCTGATTTAGAAGTAGAGGTCGAACTGCCGCTCCCTTTTTCGCTTACCCCTCAGCCAATTTTAGAAGCTACCGGCAACAGCCTGCTTAAGAGTGTTTTATTGACGATTAAACAACGATTACTACATCAACTACTGGCAGACTATCGTTGCTGGGTTAGCGATAAAACAGAGGAAACAGCCTCTACTCAGATGCCTGTGCTACCCTCTCAATCCAGTTCCCTAGCCCCTAGCCCCTAA
- a CDS encoding LON peptidase substrate-binding domain-containing protein, with protein MTSSSKIAVRELPLFPLPEVVLFPNRPLPLHIFEFRYRIMMNTLLESDRRFGVLLWDPVQGQPATVGCCAEIIQYQRLPDDRMKILTLGQQRFRVLEYVREKPYKVGLVEWIEDQPTQKDLRPLAKEVEQLLQDVVRLSAKLTEQNIELPENIPDLPIELSYWVASNLYGVAAEQQKLLEMQDTTARLEREAEILTSTRNHLAARTVLKDTFN; from the coding sequence ATGACATCCTCTTCCAAAATAGCGGTACGAGAACTTCCCCTTTTCCCTTTGCCGGAGGTAGTTCTCTTTCCCAACAGACCCTTGCCTCTGCATATCTTTGAATTTCGCTACCGGATCATGATGAACACGCTTCTGGAAAGCGATCGCCGCTTTGGGGTGTTGCTGTGGGATCCGGTGCAGGGTCAACCTGCTACAGTAGGCTGCTGCGCTGAAATAATCCAATATCAGCGGCTGCCAGATGACAGGATGAAGATATTAACCTTAGGGCAGCAGCGATTTAGAGTCTTAGAGTACGTGCGGGAAAAGCCCTATAAAGTCGGTTTAGTAGAATGGATTGAAGACCAACCGACACAGAAAGACCTCAGACCTTTGGCAAAAGAGGTAGAGCAACTACTCCAAGATGTAGTACGTCTCTCGGCAAAGTTAACTGAACAAAACATTGAACTTCCAGAAAATATCCCTGATTTACCGATAGAGTTGTCTTACTGGGTGGCAAGTAACCTTTACGGAGTCGCAGCAGAGCAACAGAAATTGCTAGAAATGCAGGATACTACCGCTCGACTAGAACGCGAAGCAGAAATTCTAACTTCTACACGCAATCACTTGGCAGCCCGTACCGTACTCAAAGATACCTTTAACTAG
- the rpsL gene encoding 30S ribosomal protein S12 — translation MPTIQQLIRDERQIASTKTKSPALKQCPQRRGVCTRVYTTTPKKPNSALRKVARVRLTSGFEVTAYIPGIGHNLQEHSVVMIRGGRVKDLPGVRYHIIRGTLDTAGVKDRRQGRSKYGTKRPKST, via the coding sequence ATGCCAACTATACAGCAGCTTATCCGTGACGAACGTCAGATAGCTAGCACGAAAACCAAGTCTCCAGCTCTGAAGCAATGCCCACAGCGTCGTGGTGTTTGCACGAGAGTCTATACAACTACGCCCAAAAAACCCAACTCAGCCCTGCGAAAAGTGGCAAGAGTGCGCCTTACTTCTGGGTTTGAAGTGACAGCTTACATTCCAGGCATTGGTCACAACTTGCAAGAACACTCAGTTGTCATGATTCGTGGTGGTCGGGTCAAAGACTTACCAGGGGTGCGATACCACATTATTCGTGGCACCTTAGATACAGCCGGAGTTAAAGATCGTCGTCAAGGTCGCTCAAAGTATGGCACAAAGCGACCCAAGTCGACTTAA
- the pheA gene encoding prephenate dehydratase, with translation MTVSIAHLGPVGTYTEQAALAYASWLHQQTRQETILCPYPSIASTLRAVAQAQAELAVVPVENSIEGSVAVTLDTLWQLDTLQIQLALVLPIAHALLSHAQTLDDIQNVYSHPQALAQCQGWLEQFLPRVHLISTNSTTEALQQLEQDVKAGAISSLRASQLYNLPILASGINDYPDNCTRFWVLSQDCSQSSYHLASQNNSHTSLAFSLPANVPGALVKPLQVFAQRGINLSRIESRPTKRSLGEYLYFIDLEADINSSAVQSALVELTAQTEILKSFGSYNILGMRD, from the coding sequence ATGACCGTATCCATTGCACATTTAGGACCTGTTGGCACCTATACAGAACAAGCAGCTCTAGCTTACGCCAGCTGGCTGCATCAACAAACAAGACAAGAAACAATCTTATGCCCTTATCCCAGTATTGCCTCGACTTTACGGGCTGTCGCTCAAGCTCAAGCTGAGCTAGCCGTCGTGCCAGTGGAGAATTCGATTGAAGGAAGTGTTGCTGTTACGCTAGATACGCTGTGGCAGCTGGACACGTTGCAGATTCAGCTGGCTCTAGTTTTGCCGATCGCTCATGCCTTGCTCTCCCACGCCCAGACTTTAGACGACATCCAAAACGTTTATTCTCATCCCCAAGCTCTGGCGCAGTGCCAGGGATGGTTGGAGCAGTTTCTGCCTCGTGTGCACTTAATTTCGACGAATTCAACCACCGAGGCACTACAACAACTGGAACAAGATGTGAAAGCAGGTGCGATTTCTTCCCTGCGAGCATCTCAACTCTACAACTTGCCAATCCTCGCCAGTGGGATTAATGACTATCCCGACAACTGTACCCGGTTTTGGGTACTCAGTCAGGATTGCTCCCAAAGTAGCTACCATCTAGCTTCACAAAATAACAGTCATACCTCTCTGGCTTTCAGCTTACCTGCCAACGTCCCAGGAGCGCTGGTTAAACCGCTGCAAGTATTTGCCCAACGGGGCATTAACCTCAGCCGAATTGAGTCACGTCCCACGAAGCGATCGCTGGGTGAATATCTTTATTTCATTGATTTAGAAGCTGACATCAACTCATCAGCCGTACAATCAGCTTTAGTAGAATTAACTGCCCAGACTGAGATCTTAAAAAGCTTTGGCAGTTACAACATATTAGGCATGAGGGATTAG
- the rpsJ gene encoding 30S ribosomal protein S10, which yields MATLQQQKIRIRLQAFDRRLLDTSCEKIVDTANRTNATAIGPIPLPTKRRIYCLLRSPHVDKDSREHFETRTHRRIIDIYQPSSKTIDALMKLDLPSGVDIEVKL from the coding sequence ATGGCAACTCTCCAGCAGCAAAAAATTCGAATTCGCTTGCAAGCTTTTGACCGCCGCTTGCTTGATACCTCTTGTGAAAAGATTGTAGATACAGCAAATCGAACTAACGCCACAGCTATTGGTCCGATTCCTTTACCAACCAAACGCCGGATCTACTGTCTACTGCGATCACCTCACGTAGACAAAGATTCACGGGAACACTTTGAAACTCGCACTCATCGGCGGATTATTGACATTTACCAACCTTCTTCTAAAACCATCGATGCTCTGATGAAACTTGATTTACCGTCGGGTGTTGATATCGAAGTTAAACTCTAA
- the rpsG gene encoding 30S ribosomal protein S7, whose amino-acid sequence MSRRTVAQKRPVPPDSVYNSRLISMMMRRVMHSGKKSIAAGIIYDALKTIEERTGAEPLETFERAVRNATPLVEVKARRVGGATYQVPMEVRAERGTALALRWLIQFSRQRPGRSMASKLANELMDAANETGNAIRKREETHRMAEANKAFAHYRY is encoded by the coding sequence ATGTCTCGTCGTACTGTTGCTCAAAAGCGCCCTGTCCCCCCTGACTCCGTGTATAACAGTCGCCTCATTAGTATGATGATGCGACGGGTAATGCATAGTGGCAAGAAATCAATTGCCGCGGGGATTATTTATGATGCCCTGAAAACAATAGAAGAGCGAACTGGTGCCGAGCCGCTCGAAACGTTTGAAAGAGCGGTGCGAAATGCAACGCCTTTGGTGGAAGTCAAAGCTCGTAGGGTGGGAGGGGCAACCTACCAAGTCCCAATGGAAGTCCGTGCTGAAAGGGGTACGGCGCTGGCATTACGCTGGCTGATCCAATTTTCTAGACAACGCCCTGGTCGCTCTATGGCTAGTAAATTGGCAAATGAACTGATGGATGCTGCAAACGAGACTGGAAATGCAATTCGTAAACGGGAAGAAACTCACCGGATGGCTGAAGCCAATAAGGCATTTGCCCACTATCGGTACTAA
- the tuf gene encoding elongation factor Tu — MARAKFERTKPHVNIGTIGHVDHGKTTLTAAITMTLAAMGQAKAKKYDEIDAAPEEKARGITINTAHVEYQTEQRHYAHVDCPGHADYVKNMITGAAQMDGAILVVSAADGPMPQTREHILLAKQVGVPNIVVFLNKKDMVDDEELLELVELEVRELLSSYDFPGDDIPIVAGSALLALEAMLANPTTKRGDNEWVDKIYELMDAVDSYIPTPERDIDKPFLMAVEDVFSISGRGTVATGRIERGKVKVGETVELVGIKGTRSTTVTGVEMFQKTLDEGMAGDNVGVLLRGLKKEEIERGMVLAKPGSITPHTQFESEVYILQEKEGGRKTPFFSGYRPQFYVRTTDVTGTIRAFTSDDGSEAEMVMPGDRIKMTVELINPIAIEQGMRFAIREGGRTIGAGVVSKILK, encoded by the coding sequence ATGGCACGCGCAAAGTTTGAAAGGACTAAACCCCACGTCAACATTGGTACGATTGGTCACGTAGACCACGGCAAAACCACGTTAACCGCAGCAATCACTATGACCCTGGCTGCTATGGGTCAGGCGAAGGCTAAGAAGTACGATGAAATTGATGCCGCACCTGAAGAAAAGGCGCGGGGTATCACAATCAACACCGCCCACGTTGAATACCAAACGGAACAACGGCACTATGCTCACGTAGATTGCCCAGGGCACGCTGACTATGTGAAGAACATGATCACCGGGGCAGCTCAGATGGATGGGGCCATTCTAGTGGTTTCTGCTGCAGATGGTCCGATGCCGCAAACACGGGAACACATCCTGTTAGCAAAGCAGGTAGGTGTTCCTAACATCGTGGTCTTCTTGAATAAGAAAGACATGGTGGATGACGAAGAGTTGCTGGAACTGGTGGAACTAGAAGTTCGAGAACTTTTGAGTTCTTATGATTTCCCCGGTGATGACATTCCCATCGTTGCTGGTTCAGCCTTGTTGGCTCTGGAAGCAATGTTGGCTAATCCTACAACGAAGCGGGGTGACAATGAGTGGGTCGATAAAATCTACGAACTGATGGATGCGGTAGATTCATATATTCCAACACCAGAGCGGGATATAGATAAACCCTTCTTAATGGCAGTGGAAGACGTATTCTCGATTTCCGGTCGGGGTACAGTAGCCACGGGTCGGATTGAGCGGGGCAAAGTCAAGGTTGGTGAAACTGTAGAACTAGTTGGCATTAAAGGCACACGTAGTACTACAGTGACAGGTGTGGAAATGTTCCAGAAAACCTTGGATGAAGGCATGGCTGGTGATAACGTCGGCGTGCTGCTCCGGGGTCTGAAGAAGGAAGAAATCGAGCGGGGTATGGTGCTAGCTAAGCCTGGCAGTATCACTCCTCATACTCAGTTTGAATCTGAGGTTTATATCCTTCAGGAAAAAGAAGGGGGCCGCAAAACACCGTTTTTCAGTGGCTACCGACCCCAGTTCTACGTGCGGACAACAGATGTAACCGGCACGATTAGAGCGTTTACATCAGATGATGGCAGCGAAGCCGAGATGGTAATGCCAGGCGATCGCATTAAAATGACCGTCGAACTAATCAACCCGATTGCGATTGAGCAGGGAATGCGGTTTGCCATTCGTGAAGGCGGTCGCACCATTGGTGCTGGCGTAGTCTCTAAAATCCTGAAGTAA
- the fusA gene encoding elongation factor G produces the protein MARTVPLEKVRNIGIAAHIDAGKTTTTERILFYSGIVHKLGEVHEGTATTDWMEQERERGITITAAAISTNWKEHLINIIDTPGHVDFTIEVERSMRVLDGVITVLCSVGGVQPQTETVWRQADRYKVPRIIFINKMDRTGANFFKVYDQVRDRLRTNAVPIQLPIGSETDLRGIVDLVGMRAFIYTNDQGTDIQETEIPAELQEQAEEFRAKLIEAVAETDEALIEKYLEGEELTLAEIREGLRKGTIAGTIVPVLCGSAFKNKGVQLLLDAVVDYLPAPIDVPPIQGTLPNGDSVLRRADDEEPLSALAFKIMADPYGRLTFVRVYSGILKKGSYALNATKGKKERISRLIVLKADERIEVDELRAGSLGAALGLKDTFTGDTLCDDNAPVILESLFIPEPVISVAVEPKTKQDMDKLSKALQSLSEEDPTFRVSIDSETNQTVIAGMGELHLEILVDRMLREFKVEANVGAPQVAYRETVRKSVRSEGKFIRQSGGKGQYGHVVIELEPGDPGSGFEFVSKIVGGIVPKEYIGPAEQGMKETCESGILAGYPVIDVKATLVDGSYHEVDSSEMAFKIAGSMAIKQAVMKAAPVLLEPMMKVEVEVPENFLGDVMGDLNSRRGQIEGMGSEQGIAKVTAKVPLAEMFGYATDIRSKTQGRGIFSMEFSHYDEVPRNVAEAIIAKSKGNA, from the coding sequence GTGGCACGTACCGTTCCGCTTGAAAAAGTACGCAATATTGGAATTGCGGCCCACATAGATGCGGGCAAAACAACAACAACCGAGCGCATTTTGTTTTACTCGGGCATTGTTCACAAACTTGGTGAAGTCCACGAAGGAACGGCTACGACCGACTGGATGGAACAAGAGCGGGAGCGAGGGATTACTATCACCGCTGCTGCAATTAGCACCAATTGGAAAGAACATTTAATCAACATTATTGACACACCGGGGCACGTAGACTTCACGATTGAAGTTGAACGCTCAATGCGGGTATTAGATGGTGTAATTACAGTTTTATGTTCCGTGGGCGGTGTGCAGCCTCAAACGGAGACGGTGTGGCGACAGGCAGATCGCTACAAGGTACCGCGAATCATCTTTATTAACAAGATGGATCGAACGGGAGCAAACTTCTTCAAAGTTTATGACCAAGTACGCGATCGCCTGCGGACTAACGCTGTCCCAATTCAATTACCCATTGGCAGTGAAACTGATCTGCGAGGAATTGTTGATCTGGTGGGGATGCGCGCCTTCATCTATACCAACGATCAGGGAACAGATATCCAAGAAACTGAAATTCCAGCAGAATTACAGGAACAGGCAGAAGAGTTTCGCGCCAAGCTAATTGAAGCGGTGGCAGAAACAGATGAAGCCTTGATTGAGAAGTACTTAGAAGGCGAAGAACTCACACTAGCTGAAATTCGTGAGGGTCTGCGTAAAGGAACAATTGCCGGTACCATTGTGCCGGTACTATGCGGTTCTGCCTTTAAAAATAAAGGCGTGCAACTTTTGCTTGATGCGGTAGTAGATTACCTCCCAGCTCCGATTGATGTACCGCCGATTCAAGGCACATTACCAAATGGCGATAGTGTCTTGCGACGCGCAGACGACGAAGAGCCATTATCAGCCTTGGCTTTTAAGATTATGGCTGATCCCTATGGTCGCCTCACGTTCGTCCGGGTGTACTCGGGCATTCTCAAAAAAGGCAGCTATGCTCTCAACGCTACAAAAGGGAAGAAAGAGCGGATCTCTCGCCTAATTGTGCTTAAAGCAGACGAGCGAATTGAGGTAGATGAACTGAGAGCGGGTAGCTTAGGAGCGGCTTTAGGTCTGAAAGATACTTTCACCGGAGATACTCTGTGTGACGATAACGCACCAGTAATTCTAGAATCCCTGTTTATTCCTGAACCAGTGATTTCCGTGGCAGTTGAACCAAAAACCAAGCAGGATATGGATAAGCTGTCCAAGGCACTACAATCACTGTCGGAGGAAGACCCTACCTTCCGAGTCAGCATTGATTCTGAAACTAACCAAACAGTGATTGCTGGGATGGGAGAGCTTCACTTAGAAATTCTGGTAGATAGAATGCTACGAGAATTTAAAGTAGAAGCAAATGTCGGTGCACCACAAGTTGCCTACCGAGAAACCGTTCGTAAGTCTGTCAGATCTGAAGGTAAGTTCATCCGTCAAAGCGGTGGTAAAGGACAATATGGTCACGTAGTCATTGAGTTGGAGCCTGGAGATCCAGGTAGCGGCTTTGAATTCGTGTCCAAGATTGTCGGCGGTATAGTACCCAAAGAGTACATTGGACCAGCCGAGCAGGGAATGAAAGAAACCTGTGAATCCGGGATCTTAGCTGGATATCCTGTAATTGATGTCAAGGCAACGCTGGTAGATGGGTCATACCACGAAGTAGACTCATCAGAAATGGCATTCAAAATCGCTGGCTCAATGGCTATCAAGCAGGCAGTGATGAAAGCTGCACCAGTCCTGTTAGAGCCTATGATGAAAGTTGAGGTTGAAGTTCCCGAAAACTTCCTTGGAGATGTGATGGGCGACCTCAATTCCCGTCGTGGTCAAATTGAAGGCATGGGATCTGAACAGGGGATTGCTAAAGTGACAGCCAAAGTTCCCTTAGCGGAAATGTTTGGCTATGCCACTGATATTCGCTCTAAGACCCAAGGCAGAGGCATCTTCTCGATGGAGTTTAGCCACTACGATGAAGTGCCTCGCAACGTGGCTGAAGCAATTATTGCTAAGAGCAAAGGGAACGCTTAA
- a CDS encoding iron-sulfur cluster assembly accessory protein produces MIYLSPSAANEIKRLRSKQSHPNILFRLQVQAGGCSGLLYDTTFDEAVMEGDRVYNCSGISVVVDAQSLSYVSNLTLDYSEDLMGGGFRFHNPQAIASCGCGNSFSVKAATPT; encoded by the coding sequence ATGATTTATCTTAGCCCATCTGCTGCTAATGAAATTAAGCGTCTGAGGTCAAAGCAGAGTCATCCGAATATCTTATTTCGTTTACAGGTTCAAGCTGGTGGCTGTTCTGGCTTGCTCTACGATACAACGTTTGACGAAGCAGTGATGGAAGGCGATCGCGTTTACAACTGTAGTGGCATTTCTGTTGTAGTGGATGCCCAAAGCTTGAGTTATGTTAGCAATCTGACACTTGATTACTCTGAAGACCTCATGGGCGGTGGTTTTCGCTTTCACAATCCTCAGGCGATCGCTAGTTGTGGTTGTGGTAACTCTTTCTCTGTAAAGGCAGCTACGCCAACTTAA